A part of Candidatus Electrothrix aestuarii genomic DNA contains:
- the lpxC gene encoding UDP-3-O-acyl-N-acetylglucosamine deacetylase, which produces MSINIKAHQHTLRRSVTCQGIGLHTGRQVKMTIKPAGENQGICFYRSDLTNKPAIPARMEQIVDTTLATTISNGLEKISTTEHLMAALHGAGIDNATIDIDSHEVPIMDGSAGPFIHLLKKGGLKKQRALRKVLRITKPISLTDGDKSIRIEPYKGFKISGTIKFGDNDLLSEQSYSAELTPERFINEIAEARTFGFVEQVEELWRNGLALGGTLQNVIAIHWDRKSVLNEDGLRFEDEFIRHKMLDLVGDLALLGSPVLGHVIANRSGHGLHHLLMQTIIDNPDCWEYVKFHKRGSVLQPVVQGNKVPKGNKKPSYIPGILLPPLPQQVCMA; this is translated from the coding sequence ATGTCTATCAATATAAAAGCACATCAACACACACTACGACGTTCCGTGACCTGTCAAGGCATTGGACTCCACACAGGCAGGCAGGTAAAAATGACCATCAAACCTGCCGGAGAAAACCAAGGAATTTGTTTTTATCGGTCTGATCTTACAAATAAACCAGCCATTCCAGCACGAATGGAACAGATCGTTGACACCACCCTGGCAACCACCATCAGTAACGGGCTGGAAAAAATTTCCACAACCGAGCATCTGATGGCCGCTCTCCACGGCGCAGGCATTGATAATGCAACTATTGATATAGATTCACACGAAGTACCCATCATGGACGGCAGCGCCGGTCCATTCATTCACCTCCTGAAAAAAGGCGGTCTGAAAAAACAGCGCGCCCTGCGTAAAGTTCTCCGTATCACCAAACCAATCTCCCTGACTGACGGTGATAAATCCATCCGCATTGAACCCTATAAGGGATTCAAAATCAGCGGCACCATCAAATTCGGCGACAACGACCTTCTCAGCGAACAGAGCTACAGCGCCGAACTCACCCCGGAACGCTTCATCAATGAAATTGCCGAGGCCAGAACCTTTGGTTTTGTCGAGCAGGTAGAAGAACTGTGGCGAAATGGCCTCGCCCTCGGCGGAACCCTACAAAATGTTATTGCCATACACTGGGACCGCAAATCTGTTCTCAATGAGGACGGTCTCCGCTTTGAGGATGAGTTTATTCGCCACAAAATGCTAGACCTCGTTGGGGACTTGGCTCTGTTGGGCAGCCCGGTCCTGGGTCATGTTATTGCGAATCGCTCTGGACACGGCCTGCATCACCTCCTGATGCAAACCATTATTGATAACCCCGACTGCTGGGAGTACGTTAAATTCCACAAACGTGGGAGCGTTCTCCAGCCCGTGGTCCAGGGAAACAAAGTGCCAAAGGGCAACAAGAAGCCTTCTTATATTCCTGGCATCTTGCTCCCCCCCTTGCCTCAGCAAGTGTGCATGGCCTGA
- a CDS encoding NAD+ synthase gives MKIALAQINPIIGAFMYNRDRVVERIRQAEEADCGLIIFPELTLCGYPPQDLLERPAFLQAHDEMLEELVASVGEIGVILGVPEQRQGKGKPLYNSALLIHQGRVLHRVRKQLLPTYDVFDESRYFEPGPPSLPFSFQGLRLGLTICEDIWPSQYPQDPVASLLQGHDGLDLLINISASPYHHGKLAERNGLLTTLCREHKLPLLYVNQVGGQDSLIFDGHSLALNTQGEVYAAASGFAEELVMVELEGLGAPAGKQVLPEDSVAQVEKALVLGLRDYLHKIGFKQAVIGLSGGIDSAVTAVLAALALGPENVLCVALPSPYTAQMSIDDAAALAKNLGCAFELLPIAPAMEAYGLMLAPLFAGREEDVTEQNLQARIRGNLLMALSNKFGSLLLTTGNKSEMAVGYCTLYGDMSGGLAVLADVPKVMVYELARWMNRAGEVIPERIITRPPSAELKPDQADQDDLPPYEVLDPILSAYLEEHLSIEEIVARGFAQATVEDIVRRIRINEHKRKQAPLGLKVTSKAFGYGRRYPIVHGFTG, from the coding sequence ATGAAGATAGCACTTGCGCAAATCAACCCGATCATCGGGGCTTTTATGTATAACCGAGATCGGGTTGTTGAGCGAATCAGGCAGGCAGAAGAGGCAGACTGTGGCCTGATCATTTTTCCGGAATTGACACTGTGCGGTTACCCGCCCCAGGATCTCCTTGAACGTCCTGCCTTTCTCCAGGCCCATGATGAGATGCTGGAGGAACTCGTCGCTTCTGTGGGTGAGATTGGGGTGATCCTCGGGGTGCCGGAGCAGCGGCAGGGGAAAGGTAAGCCGCTCTATAATTCTGCCCTGCTGATCCATCAGGGCAGGGTGCTGCATCGGGTGCGCAAGCAACTTCTGCCTACCTATGATGTCTTTGATGAAAGCCGCTATTTTGAGCCCGGTCCCCCCTCTTTACCCTTCTCCTTTCAGGGGCTGCGTCTGGGCCTGACTATCTGCGAGGACATCTGGCCCAGCCAGTATCCCCAGGATCCGGTGGCTTCCCTGCTGCAAGGCCATGACGGACTTGATCTCCTGATCAATATATCGGCCTCGCCCTATCATCATGGCAAACTGGCTGAGCGCAATGGCCTGCTGACGACACTGTGCCGAGAGCATAAGCTGCCCCTGCTCTATGTGAATCAGGTTGGTGGGCAGGATTCTCTGATCTTTGACGGTCATTCCCTGGCCTTGAATACCCAGGGAGAAGTCTACGCTGCGGCCTCTGGTTTTGCGGAAGAGCTGGTGATGGTGGAGTTGGAGGGACTGGGTGCTCCAGCTGGGAAACAGGTCCTGCCCGAAGACTCTGTTGCTCAGGTGGAAAAAGCCCTGGTCCTGGGGCTACGGGATTATCTTCATAAGATAGGTTTTAAGCAGGCTGTAATCGGACTGTCCGGGGGGATAGATTCGGCAGTCACTGCTGTTCTGGCGGCCTTAGCCTTGGGCCCGGAAAACGTCCTGTGCGTGGCCTTACCTTCTCCTTATACAGCCCAGATGAGCATTGATGATGCGGCTGCATTAGCCAAGAATCTGGGATGTGCTTTTGAGCTCCTGCCCATTGCTCCGGCAATGGAGGCCTATGGCTTGATGTTGGCTCCCCTCTTTGCGGGCCGGGAGGAAGATGTGACTGAGCAGAATCTTCAGGCCCGGATCAGAGGGAACCTACTCATGGCCCTGTCTAATAAATTCGGCAGTCTCCTGCTGACCACCGGTAATAAGTCGGAAATGGCTGTGGGCTATTGCACTCTATACGGTGATATGAGCGGTGGGCTGGCCGTGCTGGCCGACGTGCCCAAGGTTATGGTTTATGAGCTGGCTCGCTGGATGAACAGGGCAGGGGAGGTGATCCCGGAGCGGATCATCACCCGTCCGCCCTCAGCGGAGCTTAAACCGGATCAGGCGGATCAGGATGATCTGCCGCCCTACGAGGTGCTGGATCCCATCCTTAGCGCCTATCTGGAAGAACATCTGAGCATTGAGGAAATCGTGGCCCGTGGTTTTGCACAGGCCACGGTGGAGGATATCGTTCGTCGTATTCGCATCAACGAGCATAAACGCAAGCAGGCCCCGCTGGGGCTCAAGGTGACCAGTAAGGCCTTTGGTTACGGTCGGCGTTATCCCATTGTGCATGGGTTTACTGGTTGA
- a CDS encoding ABC transporter ATP-binding protein: protein MPLTSPLIQLDKVSFSYPEGRDVLHQIDLSIDYQQRLGLIGPNGSGKTTLLHLIMGLHRPTEGEVLFKGKKMNGKEELKDLRKSIGLVFQSADDQLFSPTVIEDVAFGPLNLGKSPEEALEISHRTLKDLGLSNLANRVTHRLSGGEKKLVSLATVLSMQPEAMLLDEPTNNLDKEIRKRLIKILNKLDIAYMIISHDWDFLSSTCDSLYMLDQGQIRHGDTTHLHLHRHAHACGSHPHNHQQS from the coding sequence ATGCCCCTCACATCGCCACTTATTCAGCTGGACAAAGTTTCATTCTCCTATCCAGAAGGAAGAGATGTCCTTCATCAGATTGACCTGAGCATAGATTACCAGCAGCGGCTGGGATTGATCGGCCCTAACGGCAGTGGCAAGACCACGCTCCTCCACCTGATTATGGGCTTACATCGCCCTACCGAGGGCGAGGTGCTCTTTAAGGGGAAAAAAATGAACGGGAAAGAGGAGCTCAAAGACCTCCGCAAAAGCATCGGACTGGTCTTTCAAAGTGCGGATGACCAACTTTTTTCTCCTACGGTGATTGAAGACGTTGCCTTTGGTCCCTTGAATCTCGGCAAGAGCCCTGAAGAAGCGCTGGAAATTTCCCACAGAACCCTCAAGGATCTGGGGTTGAGCAATCTGGCGAACCGTGTTACCCATCGTCTTTCAGGTGGCGAAAAGAAATTGGTCTCTTTGGCCACAGTACTTTCTATGCAACCGGAAGCCATGCTACTGGATGAACCAACCAATAACCTTGATAAGGAAATTCGGAAAAGACTGATAAAGATCCTCAATAAACTGGATATCGCCTATATGATTATCTCCCATGATTGGGATTTTTTGAGTTCAACTTGCGACAGTCTCTATATGTTAGATCAGGGTCAGATCAGGCACGGAGACACAACCCATCTTCACCTCCATCGGCACGCCCACGCCTGTGGCAGCCACCCCCATAATCATCAGCAAAGCTGA
- the lpxK gene encoding tetraacyldisaccharide 4'-kinase, whose protein sequence is MTRNFYYGLGRPFSPLYSAAMRLRESFYQKGTFKSTAFEVPVISVGNLTLGGTGKTPMVQYLARLLQQHGYQPAIISRGYGGATKERINIVSDGKEIFLDASYVGDEPRMLAETLPGVFVLTGIVRKLPAAEAVKMGADVLLLDDGFQHMAIRRDLDIVLFNTDKLAGNSRVFPGGDLREPINALQRCHAFVLTGTDEQNQERAEKFKELLNTKFPDKPVFFSRFQASGLVQQEADGKKTPVQPEKLATERCFAFCGIARPASFQHTLNKLNIAPVAFRGLPDHFSYAEKTVRQLRADAERTGATCFLCTEKDLVKLRNVDLKLPLYGIAMKAQPEKKLNNLILRHKSLKTTAEYT, encoded by the coding sequence ATGACCAGAAACTTCTATTACGGCCTGGGCCGCCCCTTTTCCCCGCTTTATAGCGCGGCTATGCGCTTACGAGAATCCTTCTACCAGAAAGGCACCTTTAAAAGCACAGCCTTTGAGGTGCCGGTGATCAGTGTGGGTAATCTCACCCTGGGAGGAACCGGCAAGACCCCTATGGTCCAATACCTGGCCCGCCTGTTGCAGCAACACGGCTACCAGCCAGCCATCATCAGCCGGGGATACGGCGGGGCCACCAAAGAACGAATTAATATAGTCTCTGATGGCAAAGAGATCTTTCTTGATGCAAGTTATGTCGGAGATGAGCCACGAATGCTCGCAGAAACCCTACCGGGTGTTTTCGTCCTCACCGGCATCGTCCGTAAACTCCCTGCGGCGGAGGCGGTAAAAATGGGCGCAGATGTTCTGCTTCTGGATGATGGTTTCCAGCACATGGCTATCCGCCGTGACCTTGACATTGTCCTCTTTAATACAGATAAGCTTGCTGGCAATTCCAGAGTCTTTCCCGGAGGGGATCTGCGCGAACCAATCAATGCTCTCCAGCGCTGCCATGCCTTTGTCTTAACCGGCACAGATGAACAGAATCAGGAGCGAGCCGAGAAGTTTAAGGAGCTCCTGAACACAAAATTCCCAGACAAACCTGTCTTTTTCAGCCGGTTCCAAGCAAGTGGTTTGGTCCAGCAAGAGGCAGATGGAAAAAAAACACCTGTACAGCCAGAGAAACTGGCTACTGAACGCTGCTTTGCCTTCTGCGGCATTGCCCGCCCAGCCAGCTTCCAGCATACCCTCAACAAGCTCAATATAGCACCTGTCGCCTTTCGGGGCCTGCCCGATCATTTTTCCTACGCCGAAAAAACTGTACGCCAACTCAGAGCAGATGCAGAGCGTACTGGAGCCACCTGTTTTCTCTGCACAGAAAAAGATTTGGTCAAACTCCGCAACGTTGATCTTAAATTGCCACTCTATGGTATCGCCATGAAGGCCCAACCGGAAAAAAAGCTCAATAATTTAATATTACGGCACAAATCTCTCAAAACAACAGCAGAATACACGTAG
- a CDS encoding branched-chain amino acid ABC transporter substrate-binding protein, which translates to MNISWKLCSVLSVLTLSTGVFFQQNAFAEEPAQEAAKEPVRIGVAGALSGDLASYGLPTARAAELVVEKINAEGGINGAPVELLVEDDVCKPEIATNTATKLVSSGANVVIGHICSSATKAALPIYDEANLIVMSPSATDSDLTKSGNYPTFYRTIAPNDAQANSIVNFTTDHLHAQKVAIIHDKGDYGKGLAEDAKQIIEQGAKAKIVLFEGITPGAVDYSAVVQKVKRTRADAVIYGGYHPEASKIVTQMRRKRMKALFISDDGVKDDTFIKVAGKYAEGVYATGPADVSANPITRQYREAYVKKYKVEPGPFFDNAVAAALALTNSIRVAGSTETEQIARTLHEQATATPFGDIMFDKNGDAIGVGYSLYEVKKGEFVQVQ; encoded by the coding sequence ATGAACATTTCCTGGAAACTCTGTTCAGTGCTTTCCGTATTGACGCTCAGCACCGGAGTATTTTTTCAACAGAATGCCTTTGCCGAAGAACCAGCACAGGAGGCAGCGAAAGAGCCGGTAAGAATAGGTGTGGCAGGGGCGCTCAGCGGCGATCTGGCTTCATACGGACTACCCACAGCCCGGGCCGCAGAGCTTGTTGTGGAAAAGATAAATGCCGAAGGTGGGATCAACGGGGCTCCAGTGGAGCTTCTGGTGGAAGATGATGTCTGTAAACCGGAAATTGCCACCAACACGGCCACCAAATTGGTTTCTTCTGGTGCCAATGTTGTGATCGGCCATATCTGCTCCAGTGCAACCAAGGCTGCCCTGCCTATCTACGATGAGGCGAATCTCATTGTTATGTCACCTTCCGCCACAGATAGTGATCTGACCAAGAGCGGCAACTATCCTACCTTTTACCGAACCATTGCTCCTAACGATGCTCAGGCTAATTCCATCGTGAATTTTACCACCGATCATTTGCATGCACAAAAAGTTGCTATCATCCATGATAAAGGGGATTACGGTAAAGGCCTTGCCGAAGACGCCAAGCAGATTATTGAGCAGGGTGCCAAGGCAAAGATCGTTTTATTTGAGGGTATCACCCCTGGTGCGGTTGATTATTCCGCCGTGGTGCAAAAGGTGAAACGAACCAGGGCTGATGCGGTTATCTATGGCGGTTATCATCCAGAGGCATCAAAGATCGTTACCCAGATGCGGAGAAAACGGATGAAGGCCCTGTTTATCTCTGATGATGGGGTGAAGGATGACACCTTTATCAAAGTGGCAGGCAAATATGCCGAAGGTGTTTATGCTACTGGACCGGCAGATGTCTCTGCTAACCCCATCACCCGTCAGTACCGTGAGGCCTATGTGAAAAAATATAAAGTAGAGCCTGGGCCGTTTTTTGATAATGCGGTCGCTGCTGCCCTTGCCTTGACCAATTCCATCCGCGTGGCGGGCTCCACAGAAACAGAGCAGATCGCCAGAACTCTGCATGAGCAGGCCACAGCTACTCCGTTCGGCGATATTATGTTTGATAAAAACGGAGATGCCATCGGAGTTGGTTATTCTTTGTATGAAGTGAAGAAAGGCGAATTCGTTCAGGTGCAATAA